In Balaenoptera musculus isolate JJ_BM4_2016_0621 chromosome 19, mBalMus1.pri.v3, whole genome shotgun sequence, one genomic interval encodes:
- the LOC118885225 gene encoding zinc finger protein 211-like isoform X2, with product MLENFALVTSLGCWYGMEDEEAFSVQSVSVEQMSLRKTPTPDPSIQKTHPCEKCVMAGRDILYLPEYQGLPAGQKSYTCEACGKQFWFSPNHHQHQKHNDEKPFKRDIDRASFVTTYRFHVSGKPFTCEEVGKDFLAMLNLLQHQATLKGAKPHSSSRCVESFHSGKSHYKYSEYEKLFSYEYTLFQDEQLHTRESYYDCEKPFNQSSILINCQRPDTGARSYECSECGKSFSQSYRLIQHHRSHTAARPYKCNECGKAFSYKLRLVQHLQIHTKVRPYECGECGKSFSYSSTLIKHQRVHTGARPYKCGECGNSFSQSSNLIQHQKIHSGARPYKCSECGKSFSYKCKLVQHLRIHTGERPYECGECGKSFSHSSTLNQHQRIHTGARPYKCDECEKSFSQKSNLIQHRRVHTGEKPYECGECGKSFSQSSHIIQHRKLHTR from the exons ATGCTGGAGAACTTTGCACTTGTGACCTCACTGG GTTGTTGGTATGGAATGGAGGATGAGGAGGCATTTTCTGTGCAGAGTGTTTCTGTAGAACAAATGTCACTGCGCAAGACTCCAACTCCAGATCCATCCATTCAGAAGACTCACCCCTGTGAGAAGTGTGTCATGGCCGGGAGAGACATTTTGTATCTGCCTGAGTACCAAGGATTGCCTGCTGGGCAGAAATCATACACCTGTGAGGCATGTGGAAAACAATTTTGGTTCAGTCCAAACCATCACCAGCACCAGAAGCACAATGATGAGAAGCCATTCAAAAGGGACATAGATAGGGCCTCATTTGTGACGACCTACAGGTTCCATGTTTCAGGGAAGCCCTTCACCTGCGAGGAAGTCGGGAAGGATTTCCTGGCTATGTTGAATCTTCTCCAGCATCAGGCCACTCTCAAAGGGGCAAAGCCACACAGCAGCTCCAGGTGTGTGGAGTCCTTTCATAGCGGAAAAAGTCATTACAAGTACAGTGAGTATGAGAAATTGTTCAGCTATGAATACACACTTTTTCAGGATGAGCAACTTCACACTAGAGAAAGTTACTATGACTGTGAGAAACCCTTTAACCAAAGTTCCATCCTTATTAATTGCCAGAGACCTGACACAGGAGCAAGGtcttatgagtgcagtgaatgtgggaaatcctttaGCCAAAGCTACAGACTCATTCAACACCACAGAAGTCACACTGCAGCAAGGCCTTATAAGtgcaatgaatgtgggaaagccttcagctACAAATTAAGACTTGTGCAGCACCTACAAATTCACACTAAAGTGAGACCTTATGAGTGTGGCGAATGTGGGAAGTCCTTTAGCTACAGCTCCACTCTCATTAAacatcagagagttcacactggagCAAGGCCTTATAAGTGTGGTGAGTGTGGGAATTCCTTTAGCCAAAGCTCCAACCTCATTCAGCACCAGAAGATTCACAGTGGAGCGAGGCCTTATAAATGTAGTGAATGTGGAAAATCCTTCAGCTACAAATGCAAACTTGTGCAGCATCTGcgaattcacactggagaaaggccttatgagtgtggggaatgtgggaaatcctttaGCCACAGCTCCACTCTTAATCAacaccagagaattcacactggagcCAGACCATATAAGTGTGACGAGTGTGAGAAATCCTTTAGCCAAAAGTCCAACCTCATTCAGCATCGGAGAGTACACACAGGAGAAAAGCCTTATGAGTGTGGGGAATGTGGGAAGTCCTTTAGTCAAAGCTCCCACATCATTCAACACAGAAAACTTCACACCAGATAA
- the LOC118885225 gene encoding zinc finger protein 211-like isoform X1 — MAAAVLRDPPQGSVTFEDVVVYFSWEEWGLLDEAQRCLYHDVMLENFALVTSLGCWYGMEDEEAFSVQSVSVEQMSLRKTPTPDPSIQKTHPCEKCVMAGRDILYLPEYQGLPAGQKSYTCEACGKQFWFSPNHHQHQKHNDEKPFKRDIDRASFVTTYRFHVSGKPFTCEEVGKDFLAMLNLLQHQATLKGAKPHSSSRCVESFHSGKSHYKYSEYEKLFSYEYTLFQDEQLHTRESYYDCEKPFNQSSILINCQRPDTGARSYECSECGKSFSQSYRLIQHHRSHTAARPYKCNECGKAFSYKLRLVQHLQIHTKVRPYECGECGKSFSYSSTLIKHQRVHTGARPYKCGECGNSFSQSSNLIQHQKIHSGARPYKCSECGKSFSYKCKLVQHLRIHTGERPYECGECGKSFSHSSTLNQHQRIHTGARPYKCDECEKSFSQKSNLIQHRRVHTGEKPYECGECGKSFSQSSHIIQHRKLHTR, encoded by the exons ATGGCGGCGGCGGTGCTGAGGGACCCACCTCAG GGTAGTGTGACCTTTGAAGACGTGGTTGTGTACTTCTCCTGGGAGGAGTGGGGGCTCCttgatgaggctcagagatgccTGTACCACGATGTCATGCTGGAGAACTTTGCACTTGTGACCTCACTGG GTTGTTGGTATGGAATGGAGGATGAGGAGGCATTTTCTGTGCAGAGTGTTTCTGTAGAACAAATGTCACTGCGCAAGACTCCAACTCCAGATCCATCCATTCAGAAGACTCACCCCTGTGAGAAGTGTGTCATGGCCGGGAGAGACATTTTGTATCTGCCTGAGTACCAAGGATTGCCTGCTGGGCAGAAATCATACACCTGTGAGGCATGTGGAAAACAATTTTGGTTCAGTCCAAACCATCACCAGCACCAGAAGCACAATGATGAGAAGCCATTCAAAAGGGACATAGATAGGGCCTCATTTGTGACGACCTACAGGTTCCATGTTTCAGGGAAGCCCTTCACCTGCGAGGAAGTCGGGAAGGATTTCCTGGCTATGTTGAATCTTCTCCAGCATCAGGCCACTCTCAAAGGGGCAAAGCCACACAGCAGCTCCAGGTGTGTGGAGTCCTTTCATAGCGGAAAAAGTCATTACAAGTACAGTGAGTATGAGAAATTGTTCAGCTATGAATACACACTTTTTCAGGATGAGCAACTTCACACTAGAGAAAGTTACTATGACTGTGAGAAACCCTTTAACCAAAGTTCCATCCTTATTAATTGCCAGAGACCTGACACAGGAGCAAGGtcttatgagtgcagtgaatgtgggaaatcctttaGCCAAAGCTACAGACTCATTCAACACCACAGAAGTCACACTGCAGCAAGGCCTTATAAGtgcaatgaatgtgggaaagccttcagctACAAATTAAGACTTGTGCAGCACCTACAAATTCACACTAAAGTGAGACCTTATGAGTGTGGCGAATGTGGGAAGTCCTTTAGCTACAGCTCCACTCTCATTAAacatcagagagttcacactggagCAAGGCCTTATAAGTGTGGTGAGTGTGGGAATTCCTTTAGCCAAAGCTCCAACCTCATTCAGCACCAGAAGATTCACAGTGGAGCGAGGCCTTATAAATGTAGTGAATGTGGAAAATCCTTCAGCTACAAATGCAAACTTGTGCAGCATCTGcgaattcacactggagaaaggccttatgagtgtggggaatgtgggaaatcctttaGCCACAGCTCCACTCTTAATCAacaccagagaattcacactggagcCAGACCATATAAGTGTGACGAGTGTGAGAAATCCTTTAGCCAAAAGTCCAACCTCATTCAGCATCGGAGAGTACACACAGGAGAAAAGCCTTATGAGTGTGGGGAATGTGGGAAGTCCTTTAGTCAAAGCTCCCACATCATTCAACACAGAAAACTTCACACCAGATAA
- the LOC118885225 gene encoding zinc finger protein 551-like isoform X3, whose protein sequence is MEDEEAFSVQSVSVEQMSLRKTPTPDPSIQKTHPCEKCVMAGRDILYLPEYQGLPAGQKSYTCEACGKQFWFSPNHHQHQKHNDEKPFKRDIDRASFVTTYRFHVSGKPFTCEEVGKDFLAMLNLLQHQATLKGAKPHSSSRCVESFHSGKSHYKYSEYEKLFSYEYTLFQDEQLHTRESYYDCEKPFNQSSILINCQRPDTGARSYECSECGKSFSQSYRLIQHHRSHTAARPYKCNECGKAFSYKLRLVQHLQIHTKVRPYECGECGKSFSYSSTLIKHQRVHTGARPYKCGECGNSFSQSSNLIQHQKIHSGARPYKCSECGKSFSYKCKLVQHLRIHTGERPYECGECGKSFSHSSTLNQHQRIHTGARPYKCDECEKSFSQKSNLIQHRRVHTGEKPYECGECGKSFSQSSHIIQHRKLHTR, encoded by the coding sequence ATGGAGGATGAGGAGGCATTTTCTGTGCAGAGTGTTTCTGTAGAACAAATGTCACTGCGCAAGACTCCAACTCCAGATCCATCCATTCAGAAGACTCACCCCTGTGAGAAGTGTGTCATGGCCGGGAGAGACATTTTGTATCTGCCTGAGTACCAAGGATTGCCTGCTGGGCAGAAATCATACACCTGTGAGGCATGTGGAAAACAATTTTGGTTCAGTCCAAACCATCACCAGCACCAGAAGCACAATGATGAGAAGCCATTCAAAAGGGACATAGATAGGGCCTCATTTGTGACGACCTACAGGTTCCATGTTTCAGGGAAGCCCTTCACCTGCGAGGAAGTCGGGAAGGATTTCCTGGCTATGTTGAATCTTCTCCAGCATCAGGCCACTCTCAAAGGGGCAAAGCCACACAGCAGCTCCAGGTGTGTGGAGTCCTTTCATAGCGGAAAAAGTCATTACAAGTACAGTGAGTATGAGAAATTGTTCAGCTATGAATACACACTTTTTCAGGATGAGCAACTTCACACTAGAGAAAGTTACTATGACTGTGAGAAACCCTTTAACCAAAGTTCCATCCTTATTAATTGCCAGAGACCTGACACAGGAGCAAGGtcttatgagtgcagtgaatgtgggaaatcctttaGCCAAAGCTACAGACTCATTCAACACCACAGAAGTCACACTGCAGCAAGGCCTTATAAGtgcaatgaatgtgggaaagccttcagctACAAATTAAGACTTGTGCAGCACCTACAAATTCACACTAAAGTGAGACCTTATGAGTGTGGCGAATGTGGGAAGTCCTTTAGCTACAGCTCCACTCTCATTAAacatcagagagttcacactggagCAAGGCCTTATAAGTGTGGTGAGTGTGGGAATTCCTTTAGCCAAAGCTCCAACCTCATTCAGCACCAGAAGATTCACAGTGGAGCGAGGCCTTATAAATGTAGTGAATGTGGAAAATCCTTCAGCTACAAATGCAAACTTGTGCAGCATCTGcgaattcacactggagaaaggccttatgagtgtggggaatgtgggaaatcctttaGCCACAGCTCCACTCTTAATCAacaccagagaattcacactggagcCAGACCATATAAGTGTGACGAGTGTGAGAAATCCTTTAGCCAAAAGTCCAACCTCATTCAGCATCGGAGAGTACACACAGGAGAAAAGCCTTATGAGTGTGGGGAATGTGGGAAGTCCTTTAGTCAAAGCTCCCACATCATTCAACACAGAAAACTTCACACCAGATAA